CTGAGGAAGGGTTAGGGATGTATCAACCACAAGTAGGAAAATTTTATTAATGATTGAAAGTCAGTTTATCTAGCAACAACAGGACGTAAATTGTTCGAGCTTTCCCAATGGTGGGAATTTAAAGACCATAATGGTCAGGATCCCCGCCGTAAAACGACGGGGCTTGCCTGACCGTTGGTCAACTTTGGGTTGTGCCTGATGGTTTTGTTTACGATCTTGCTAGTATTCCTCCCTGGCTTTGGTGGCTGCAATTTGGGACCTGGAATATTGCGGCTGTTCCTCATGATTGGGCGTATGTATTCGGCTATTTACTCCGAGTCGAGCGTGGAAATCGCCTCTGTTTAGACAAAACGCGAATAAGTAGTCTGGTAAGAGTCCTGATTAGAAAGGCAAATGTTCGACTGTATTGAGCCATTCATCTGCTTCTGAGGCAGTAGCAATCAGTTCCAAGTCCCTAACAAACTGACCGATAGTTCCACCCAACTGATGCCCAAAAATTAACCTAGCAAAAGAGCGTCCCTGACGTTGCCAATTTTCTGCCAAAGTCTTGAACAGAATATCCTGGGTAAACAGGACCCGACCCAAGCGACTCGATCGTTCGAGTAATTCCTCATCGGTTAAGGTAGCCGCATTGTCTTCTCTGGCGGTTAGCACATCCACGCCACGTCGGCGCAGTTGCTCGGTAATGGCTTGAGGAACGTGAACGTCCATGTAAAGCGGTACTGACATTTACATCAGTCCGACAGAACGCATCCTGACTTGAAAGGGAGAGGGGGAAGACTGTTGCTTCTCTGTTACGGCTTGCGACCATTCCGAGCGAATCTCACAGTCGATTTCCTCTTGATTGTCAAAATAATACGCCATCGCCGAGTGAGCTTCCGAGAGGGTCAGTTCGGGATGTTGACGACACATCTCTGACACCGACCAGCCATAGGCTAGGTAGTCCATGACTATCTGAGCCACTCGTACGCGGGGAATCCTCTTTAACTGCGCTGGAGATGACGAACTAGCTTTTTCGAGGTGAAGATAAATGAGTTTACCTGTCATGGTTACATCGTTTTAGTTTTTTTCTGGAGCGAAAGAAGTTGCCAACTTTCTTTCTACTGCTTTTTCATCCGCTCCTCAACCAGAGCGACTGTCACATCTATTATGTCGAGATTTACTTTAATACTGCAATACCTTAGATTCCTCCATCTAGAGAGTCAAACCTCGATCTCTTTTTAGTTTGTGTTGAGAACTATCGGTCATCTTCCTCTAGATTTTGTAAGGAACAAAACTAAAAGTAAATATTATTTAGAATTTGGTGTGATCTATTAACCAGCAACCAAGTTTTCCCGCTCGGCAAGTTGGCAATCGCGCTCTAGCCATCGAGCAAAGATTTCCTTCGCGGTTATCATCTTCAGCTAACGGAGCAAGTTTATAAACCCGTCGCCTGTCCTTGCCCGTAGCCGTCCAGCCGACATACTTTAATTGGCGGTCGAGTTTTTTAAGTATTCTCTGAGCGATCGCTATACCCCTGTCTCGGTCGTTGATGCCGACACCGAGAAGTTCTTTAATTTCCCACCGCATTGCTTTACATCCCTGCTCGAACTCTTCTATGTTTAGAGAGGTAAATTCGCGGTCGGGGTCGAGAAACTGCCTAATTCCCAAGATTTCCATCGCTCTAATTTGTGCCGACAGCATTCGATTATTAATATCGGGTTTAAATGCCTTGCTGCTCTCACCGATTAAATTACGGTATGCTAGGCGATCGCGATGAAGAACTTCTTAATTGAACCCTTGTAAGTAGCGATTGCCCTAAAGGACTCTATCACGGATACCGCTTCGCGACACGAAGTTAGTCCTTTAGGGCATATAGCTACGCGTCGCGCTCCGCGCACTGGCGAAGCCAATCGCGCTATTAAACTCTCCCGACATTGACTCATGGAGAGCTAGGGCAAAATCATTTTTACCCGTACCAGCTTCCCCCAGAACTATTACAGAATTTCCAGCAGCGATTACGCAGTTGCGTATGCTTACGCAATCGCCTTGACTACATAATTGAAAGAATCACTATCTTGAAAATCTACCCTTCTACTGCTTTCTGGCTGCGGTGTTGGGCTAGTAGTTGAGTCGCGATTTCTGCTGGTGTACACTTTGAGTTGGCTACCTCACGAGCGATCGCCTTAATTAATCAAGTCATTAATATCAAAAATAAGAGAGTTAATGCCCCAACAATACAAAAAGAAATACATAAAATTAGATTTATTGGTTCATAGTTTGCTTGAGCGATCAACTCTAATTACGGCAATTCATCTTTAGATCTTGGTGAAAATTCAGACATTTGGATATTTATGTTTTCACCTTTTCGCCATTTTACCCAGGCAGCCAGGAGAAAATCCACCAATTCGGATTTATCTAAATTGATACCTGCCCGTTTGAGTTTGACTAGTTCATCCTCAACATCAAAGTCATTTTCTTTACGGATGTAGTAAGTTCTGCCAATCCAGTCAGGGTCGCTACGTTTGCCTGTAGCTGGTCTTCCTCTTTTCTTGTTTGATTCAGATAAAGCGATCGCTACGAATGGTGGGTTTTCTTGGAAGGTTCAGATTTAGGGACAGGTTTTGTCTG
This sequence is a window from Coleofasciculaceae cyanobacterium. Protein-coding genes within it:
- a CDS encoding DUF5615 family PIN-like protein, translating into MSVPLYMDVHVPQAITEQLRRRGVDVLTAREDNAATLTDEELLERSSRLGRVLFTQDILFKTLAENWQRQGRSFARLIFGHQLGGTIGQFVRDLELIATASEADEWLNTVEHLPF
- a CDS encoding DUF433 domain-containing protein — encoded protein: MTGKLIYLHLEKASSSSPAQLKRIPRVRVAQIVMDYLAYGWSVSEMCRQHPELTLSEAHSAMAYYFDNQEEIDCEIRSEWSQAVTEKQQSSPSPFQVRMRSVGLM